The following proteins come from a genomic window of Rattus norvegicus strain BN/NHsdMcwi chromosome 8, GRCr8, whole genome shotgun sequence:
- the Tnfaip8l3 gene encoding tumor necrosis factor alpha-induced protein 8-like protein 3 isoform X1 produces MLIDDTSSEIFDELYKVTEEHTHNKKEAHKIMKDVIKVAIKIGILYRNKQFSQEEVVIVEKLRKKLNQTAMTMVSFYEVEYTFDTNVLSKLLHECKDLVHELVQRHLTPRTHGRINHVFNHFADVEFLSTLYSPHGNCRPNLKRICEGINKLLDDKIL; encoded by the coding sequence ATGCTGATCGATGACACCAGCAGCGAGATCTTTGATGAGCTGTACAAAGTCACCGAAGAACACACCCACAACAAGAAGGAGGCCCACAAGATCATGAAGGATGTAATAAAGGTGGCGATCAAAATTGGTATTCTCTACCGGAACAAACAGTTCAGTCAAGAGGAGGTTGTGATTGTGGAGAAACTCCGGAAGAAACTGAACCAGACCGCCATGACCATGGTCAGCTTCTACGAAGTGGAGTATACCTTTGATACGAATGTGCTCTCTAAACTTCTGCATGAGTGCAAGGACCTGGTCCATGAACTGGTACAGCGACACTTGACGCCCAGAACCCACGGACGCATAAACCATGTCTTCAACCACTTCGCTGATGTGGAATTCCTTTCCACTCTCTACAGTCCGCACGGAAACTGCAGGCCCAATCTCAAGAGGATTTGCGAAGGAATCAATAAATTGTTAGATGACAAAATCCTCTGA
- the Tnfaip8l3 gene encoding tumor necrosis factor alpha-induced protein 8-like protein 3 yields MDSDSGEQSEGEPGTAAGPHVFSSKSLALQAQKKILSKIASKTVANMLIDDTSSEIFDELYKVTEEHTHNKKEAHKIMKDVIKVAIKIGILYRNKQFSQEEVVIVEKLRKKLNQTAMTMVSFYEVEYTFDTNVLSKLLHECKDLVHELVQRHLTPRTHGRINHVFNHFADVEFLSTLYSPHGNCRPNLKRICEGINKLLDDKIL; encoded by the coding sequence GTCCTCATGTGTTTAGCTCCAAGAGTCTCGCCCTTCAAGCCCAGAAGAAGATCCTGAGCAAGATAGCCAGCAAAACTGTGGCCAACATGCTGATCGATGACACCAGCAGCGAGATCTTTGATGAGCTGTACAAAGTCACCGAAGAACACACCCACAACAAGAAGGAGGCCCACAAGATCATGAAGGATGTAATAAAGGTGGCGATCAAAATTGGTATTCTCTACCGGAACAAACAGTTCAGTCAAGAGGAGGTTGTGATTGTGGAGAAACTCCGGAAGAAACTGAACCAGACCGCCATGACCATGGTCAGCTTCTACGAAGTGGAGTATACCTTTGATACGAATGTGCTCTCTAAACTTCTGCATGAGTGCAAGGACCTGGTCCATGAACTGGTACAGCGACACTTGACGCCCAGAACCCACGGACGCATAAACCATGTCTTCAACCACTTCGCTGATGTGGAATTCCTTTCCACTCTCTACAGTCCGCACGGAAACTGCAGGCCCAATCTCAAGAGGATTTGCGAAGGAATCAATAAATTGTTAGATGACAAAATCCTCTGA